The following DNA comes from Bryobacteraceae bacterium.
GCGAGAACGGCGATTCGAATTCGTCGCGGAGGGATTGGACGATCTGTTTTCTTGGGCGGTCTTTGATTAGCGCCGCGATGAGGTCGTTCATTCGCCCGTTGTTCTCCGCCCAGGAGATCACGCGGTCCACTCCTGGCTCCAGCGCGATGCCGGAAGCGATACCGGTGAGCCGGTCGTCGAGTTCAAAACGAACCAGACGGCGAATCTCGTCGAAATCCGAGTAGGAGGCCACGAACGCGTCGCGCAGGAGTTTCAGTTGTTGATGGGTCAGTTCGTCATCCTTGGACGCCATTTCGAGTAGCATATCGCGTCGCTCCATCGCGATCACAACCGATCGTGAAAAACTTCCCCCTACTTGTCAACCACTTACCAAAAGCGGTGGTTCGAACTCGACTCCCCATGGAGTAAGCTCATGGTCGAGGATCATACGTGCATGTCCGCTCGCGCACAAACCGAACGCCGCCCGAGGAAGGGCCGCTCTTGTTCCTTCAAGCCGGCGGCAAAACCTCACGCAAAGTGAAAATTGTGGGAACGAAGCCAACGCAACCAAAAGGCGCCGGGCCGGGGGCTCTCCACCTCGATGCATCGCGCCCCGGCGGATCGCCCCGGCGTCGGCTACTCCACGTAGCGGACCGTCATCGCTCCCTCCTCGAACCCGGTGAACGATTGGCGCCACACGCGATTCCGCCAGACATAGTCGACAACGCCGCCTCGCGGATCGTAAACAGCCGTGTAGAGAGTCCCGAAGCTGTCCTGGTACCGATCGCTGAACACGGGGGGATCGAGAAAACGGCGGACGAAGCTCGCCTCGTCCTCGGAATCCTCGCGCAGTCTCCCCGCCAGTAACTGCCAGCGTTCCATCGTCGACACGGACTGAGCATACCGGTGCCACTCGACGCTTCCCTGGTGGTTGGTGGCCACCGGGCTGTCGTCGAACCGGGTGGGCCTGTCCGGCGCGACATAGGCGGTGAACCAGTTCCCGGCCGCGTCCAGAACCGACACGTTGTAGGCCATGTGCGACGGAACCCGGGCCAGCACGGCGCGGGCGGCGCCGGCGTCGTGGCACGTCTCGAGAATTGCTCGGAGGATCAAGGGAATGCCGAACCCGTCGCCCACCTGCTCCAGGCCGCCGAACGAGAGCGAAACGGCAACCCCGTGCTCGTTCATTCCATCAAGGGCGCCCCACAGGCAGTCGGTTTGGACGATGGTCCTGACGCCGTTCCAGGCCGACATCAGAATCGTGGCGTCGAGCAGGTTGGGGTGGTAGTCGTAGTTACGGACCAGCAGCC
Coding sequences within:
- a CDS encoding C45 family peptidase — its product is MEATFRSIRELQPGPLWQGLFVESWEAYRAWFLKEGEARRPGYLTCRSALRAHVPELLPTWERLVDLAGGGDLAARFLSLYRPTPYLSGCSQAIWTRGERRLLVRNYDYHPNLLDATILMSAWNGVRTIVQTDCLWGALDGMNEHGVAVSLSFGGLEQVGDGFGIPLILRAILETCHDAGAARAVLARVPSHMAYNVSVLDAAGNWFTAYVAPDRPTRFDDSPVATNHQGSVEWHRYAQSVSTMERWQLLAGRLREDSEDEASFVRRFLDPPVFSDRYQDSFGTLYTAVYDPRGGVVDYVWRNRVWRQSFTGFEEGAMTVRYVE